A genomic region of Glycine max cultivar Williams 82 chromosome 15, Glycine_max_v4.0, whole genome shotgun sequence contains the following coding sequences:
- the LOC100798925 gene encoding ankyrin repeat domain-containing protein 13C, with translation MAKSSKDPTTSYPAIKSEQYLHSPVHYAVAIRDHTKLSRIISSLPRVPDPARVITESDSLTQERVAEKISAVLDRRDVPFRETPLHLAVRLNDVSAARAIASAGADISLHNAAGWNPLQEALCRRASEIAQVLVRLHHRAAWAKWRRRLPRLVAALRRMRDFYMEISFHFESSVIPFVGKIAPSDTYKIWKSDGNLRADTTLAGFDGLKIHRADQSFLFLGDGDSVAGVPAGSLLVLNRDDKKIFDAFENAGTPMSDSDAAGFCSQSSVYRPGMDVTKAELVGRTNWRRQEKMENVGEWKARVFEVHNVVFSFRSRKVAAGESDVAGSEQVLPLELDEDEDGFLVAENPSFGMPLSSNNNADKRRHSSFVREEREWVPMGRKSVDLPSVSVAPPRRSSAAAVAPPPAAPPTKEKEYLRSLRPAVWLTEQFPLKTEELLPLLDILANKVKAVRRLRELLTTKFPPGSFPVKVAIPVVPTVRVVVTFTKFVELQPVEKFYTPLSSPTHLLNAEDDDDPQKLRRQGSSSSGRSTWLRRSTSSSSSSQHQQRCSSSGALDSDPFAIPVGYTWTNSGNDSSRKMKKSRSVRKSK, from the exons ATGGCGAAATCGAGCAAAGATCCGACAACGTCGTATCCGGCGATAAAGTCAGAGCAGTACTTACACAGCCCCGTTCACTACGCGGTGGCGATTCGCGACCACACAAAGCTTTCCAGAATCATTTCTTCGCTTCCCCGAGTTCCCGACCCGGCCCGAGTCATCACCGAGTCCGACTCGCTCACTCAGGAGCGAGTCGCCGAGAAAATCTCTGCCGTGCTCGACCGCCGCGACGTCCCATTCCGGGAGACGCCTCTCCACCTCGCTGTCCGCCTCAACGACGTCTCCGCCGCGCGGGCCATCGCCTCCGCCGGCGCCGACATCTCCCTCCACAACGCCGCCGGCTGGAACCCGCTCCAGGAGGCGCTCTGCCGGCGCGCCTCCGAAATCGCGCAGGTGCTCGTCCGGCTCCACCACCGCGCCGCCTGGGCGAAGTGGCGCCGCCGCCTGCCTCGCCTCGTGGCGGCTCTCCGCCGCATGCGTGATTTCTACATGGAGATCTCGTTTCACTTTGAGAGCTCCGTGATTCCCTTCGTCGGAAAAATCGCTCCCTCCGACACCTACAAAATCTGGAAGAGCGACGGGAACCTCCGCGCCGACACCACCCTCGCCGGCTTCGACGGCCTCAAAATCCACCGCGCCGACCAGAGTTTCCTCTTCCTCGGAGACGGCGACTCCGTCGCCGGCGTCCCCGCCGGCTCCCTCCTCGTGCTCAACCGCGACGACAAGAAAATCTTCGACGCATTCGAGAACGCCGGAACTCCGATGAGCGACTCCGACGCGGCGGGGTTCTGCTCGCAGAGCAGCGTGTACCGTCCGGGGATGGATGTAACGAAAGCAGAGCTCGTCGGAAGAACCAATTGGAGAAGACAAGAAAAGATGGAAAATGTTGGAGAATGGAAAGCTAGGGTTTTCGAAGTGCATAACGTGGTTTTCAGTTTCCGGTCACGGAAAGTTGCTGCAGGCGAATCCGACGTGGCAGGGAGTGAGCAGGTTTTGCCGTTGGAGCTTGATGAAGACGAAGACGGTTTTCTCGTTGCGGAAAATCCGAGTTTTGGAATGCCTCTGAGTAGTAACAACAATGCTGATAAGAGAAGACATAGTAGTTTTGTGAGAGAAGAACGAGAGTGGGTCCCAATGGGGAGAAAAAGCGTGGATTTGCCTTCCGTTTCCGTCGCACCGCCGAGGAGGTCATCGGCGGCGGCTGTGGCGCCGCCTCCGGCGGCCCCACCAACGAAAGAGAAGGAATATTTGAGAAGCTTGCGACCAGCGGTGTGGTTGACGGAGCAGTTTCCGTTGAAGACGGAGGAGCTGTTGCCGTTGTTGGACATTCTGGCCAACAAGGTGAAGGCGGTGCGGCGGCTCCGGGAGCTTCTGACGACGAAGTTCCCGCCGGGGAGTTTTCCGGTGAAG GTGGCAATCCCGGTGGTCCCTACGGTGAGGGTGGTGGTCACGTTTACCAAGTTCGTGGAGCTGCAACCTGTGGAGAAGTTCTACACGCCGTTATCGAGTCCAACGCATTTGCTCAAtgcagaagatgatgatgatcctCAGAAACTAAGAAGGCAGGGTTCATCATCTTCTGGGAGATCCACGTGGCTGAGAAGAAGtactagtagtagtagtagtagccAACACCAACAACGATGTTCTTCTTCTGGGGCTTTGGATTCTGATCCTTTTGCTATTCCTGTTGGATATACGTGGACCAATAGTGGGAATGATTCGTCACGGAAAATGAAGAAGTCCAGGTCCGTGAGAAAATCCAAGTGA
- the GLYI-21 gene encoding putative lactoylglutathione lyase translates to MAEATQSNAELLEWPKKDKRRFLHVVYRVGDLDRTIKFYTECFGMKLLRKRDIPEEKYANAFLGFGPEQSHFVVELTYNYGVTSYDIGTGFGHFAIATPDVYKLVEDIRAKGGNVTREPGPVKGGKSVIAFVKDPDGYAFELIQRPSTPEPLCQVMLRVGDLERSIKFYEKALGLRVVKKTDRPEYKYTIAMLGYAEEHETTVLELTYNYGVTEYTKGNAYAQVAIGTDDVYKSAEVVNIVTQELGGKITRQPGPIPGLNTKITAFLDPDGWKTVLVDNQDFLKELE, encoded by the exons ATGGCTGAGGCTACACAATCTAATGCTGAGTTGTTGGAGTGGCCTAAGAAAGATAAGCGCCGCTTCCTGCATGTTGTGTATCGTGTTGGTGATCTTGATCGCACCATTAA GTTTTATACTGAATGTTTTGGGATGAAGCTTTTGAGGAAAAGAGATATTCCAGAGGAGAAATATGCCAATGCTTTTCTTGGATTTGGCCCTGAACAATCCCATTTTGTTGTGGAATTAACATATA ATTATGGGGTGACCTCATATGATATTGGAACTGGATTTGGACATTTTGCTATCGCAACTCCAGAT GTTTACAAATTGGTTGAAGACATCCGGGCTAAGGGTGGAAATGTCACCAGGGAGCCTGGTCCAGTTAAGGGTGGGAAATCTGTTATTGCCTTCGTGAAGGATCCTGATGGTTATGCTTTTGAGCTCATTCAAAGACCTTCAACCCCTGAACCATTGTGCCAAGTAATGCTTCGCGTTGGTGATTTAGAGCGCTCAATTAAGTTTTATGAAAAG GCTTTGGGTTTGAGGGTGGTAAAGAAGACTGATAGACCTGAATACAAG TATACTATAGCTATGCTTGGGTATGCAGAGGAACATGAGACAACTGTGTTGGAGCTGACATATAACTATGGTGTCACTGAATACACCAAGGGAAATGCTTATGCACAG GTTGCTATTGGTACTGATGATGTATACAAGAGTGCTGAGGTTGTCAACATAGTCACACAAGAGCTTGGAGGGAAGATTACTCGGCAACCAGGACCAATTCCTGGCCTTAACACAAAGATCACTGCTTTCTTAGATCCTGATGGATGGAAAACT gttttggtTGACAATCAAGATTTTCTGAAGGAGCTGGAGTAA